A single window of Lycium ferocissimum isolate CSIRO_LF1 unplaced genomic scaffold, AGI_CSIRO_Lferr_CH_V1 ctg5437, whole genome shotgun sequence DNA harbors:
- the LOC132044910 gene encoding dof zinc finger protein DOF1.2, whose product MLPYHSRPMIMIERTRKSNIEQAPNCPRCASTNTKFCYYNNYSLSQPRYFCKACRRYWTKGGSLRNVPVGGGCRKSRRSKSSRKDDNTLQTSSPLLSEAAGADIDLADVFAKYLNQGATSDHDQDNILQESPLADQDSSSIGASLSDSPSSDSLVMLDETIMGNFQDYPCGNFLQEEQLHEGGSIQVGAEDFLDFNTSLLEMQAMLGDEIIGQTEEFDHYNTWQPMMQFQDFGPILEDDQLMKNSTPNLASDNNNYSSFDLSNYI is encoded by the coding sequence ATGCTACCGTACCATTCAAGGCCAATGATCATGATAGAGAGGACACGAAAGTCCAACATAGAGCAAGCACCAAATTGTCCTAGGTGTGCCTCTACCAACACAAAATTTTGTTACTACAACAACTATAGCTTGTCACAACCTAGGTATTTTTGCAAAGCTTGCCGGAGATACTGGACTAAGGGTGGTTCTCTTAGAAATGTCCCCGTTGGTGGCGGTTGCCGGAAAAGCCGACGTTCAAAATCCTCCAGAAAAGACGATAATACCCTTCAAACGTCGAGCCCCCTCCTCTCTGAAGCTGCCGGAGCTGACATTGATCTAGCCGATGTTTTCGCCAAGTATTTGAACCAAGGTGCAACCAGTGATCATGATCAAGATAATATTCTTCAAGAATCTCCCTTGGCTGATCAAGATTCTTCTTCTATTGGAGCAAGCTTATCTGATTCTCCTTCATCAGATAGCTTGGTTATGTTGGATGAGACCATTATGGGTAATTTTCAAGATTATCCTTGTGGTAATTTCCTTCAAGAGGAACAACTACATGAGGGGGGTTCAATTCAAGTAGGTGCCgaagattttcttgattttaacaCAAGCTTGCTTGAAATGCAAGCCATGCTTGGGGATGAAATAATAGGGCAAACAGAAGAATTTGATCATTATAACACGTGGCAACCGATGATGCAGTTTCAAGATTTTGGACCTATTTTAGAAGATGATCAGCTCATGAAGAATTCAACACCAAACTTAGCCAGTGACAATAACAACTATAGCTCATTTGATCTATCTAACTATATATGA